Proteins encoded by one window of Girardinichthys multiradiatus isolate DD_20200921_A chromosome 14, DD_fGirMul_XY1, whole genome shotgun sequence:
- the LOC124880147 gene encoding tripartite motif-containing protein 16-like, giving the protein MELPGNQMDFVKFSCSICLDLLKDPVTIPCGHSYCMNCIKDYWDREDQRRIHSCPQCRQTSKLRPVLVKNIMLAELVEDLKKTGLQAAPADHCYAGPEDVACDVCTGRKMKAVKSCLVCLVSYCEKHLQHHYQVPALKKHKLFNPSKKLQENICTHHDQVMKILLNEFETVSAAAERTEKQKELQVSRQQIQQRIQDQEKDLKLLQQEVETINVSADKAVEDSEKIFTEMIHLIQKRSSDVKQQIRSQQETEVSRVKDLQEKLEQKITELKRKDAELEQLSNTEDHNQFLHNYPSLSALSESTHSSSINIRPLRYFEDVTAAVSELRDKLQDILRDTWTNISLRVRKEKVLLAEPEPEPRTRAEFLKYSHEITLDPNTAHLHLLLSKDRKVTFMKKAQSYPDHPERFTFYDQVLSIQSLTGRCYWEVEFRCEAIYVSVAFKDISRDGTSDECMFGFNDKSWVLRCYTKGYTFLHNRVKTPVSGPVSSRVGVYLDHRAGILSFYSVSRTMTLLHRVQTTFTQPLHAGVRLFDEGDSAEFKILQ; this is encoded by the coding sequence ATGGAGCTGCCAGGAAATCAAATGGATTTTGTAAAATTCTCTTGTTCCATCTGTTTGGATCTACTCAAGGATCCGGTGACTATTCCCTGTGGACACAGCTACTGTATGAACTGTATTAAAGATTACTGGGATagagaagatcagaggagaaTCCACAGCTGCCCTCAGTGCAGACAGACCTCCAAACTGAGGCCTGTTTTGGTGAAGAACATCATGTTAGCAGAGTTAGTGGAGGATCTGAAGAAGACTGGACTCCAAGCTGCTCCAGCTGATCACTGCTATGCTGGACCTGAAGATGTGGCCTGTGATGTCTGCACTGGGAGGAAGATGAAAGCTGTCAAGTCCTGTCTGGTCTGTTTGGTTTCTTACTGTGAGAAACATCTCCAGCATCACTATCAGGTCCCTGCACTGAAGAAGCACAAGCTTTTCAACCCTTCCAAGAAGCTCCAGGAGAACATCTGCACTCATCACGATCAGGTGATGAAAATCTTACTTAATGAATTTGAAACAgtctcagctgcagcagaaaggaCTGAGAAGCAGAAGGAGCTCCAGGTGAGTCGACAACAAATCCAGCAGAGAATCCAGGACCAAGAGAAAGATCTGAAGCTGCTTCAACAGGAGGTGGAGACCATCAATGTCTCTGCTGATAAAGCAGTGGAGGACAGTGAGAAGATCTTCACTGAGATGATCCATCTCATCCAGAAAAGAAgctctgatgtgaagcagcagatcagaTCCCAGCAGGAAACTGAAGTGAGTCGAGTCAAAGATCTtcaggagaagctggagcagaagatcactgagctgaagaggaaagATGCTGAACTGGAGCAGCTCTCAAACACAGAGGATCACAACCAGTTTCTCCACAACTACCCCTCACTGTCAGCACTCAGTGAGTctacacactcatccagcatcaatattcgtcctctgagatactttgaggatgtgacagcagctgtgtcagagctcagagataaactacaggacatcctgagagacacatggacaaacatctcactgagaGTCAGAAAAGAGAAGGTTTTActggcagaaccagaaccagaaccaaggaCCAGAGCAGAGTTCTTGAAATATTCACATGAAATCACTCTGGATCCAAACACAGCACATTTACACCTTTTACTGTCTAAGGACAGAAAAGTGACTTTTATGAAGAAAGCTCAGTCTTATCCTGATCATCCAGAGAGATTCACATTTTATGATCAGGTCCTGAGCATCCAGAGTCTGACTGGACGCTGTTACTGGGAGGTGGAGTTTAGATGTGAAGCAATTTATGTTTCAGTCGCCTTCAAGGACATCAGCAGAGATGGGACTTCAGATGAATGTATGTTCGGCTTTAATGACAAATCGTGGGTGTTACGTTGTTACACAAAGGGTTACACATTTTTGCACAACAGAGTTAAGACTCCAGTATCAGGTCCAGTTTCCTCCAGAGTAGGAGTGTATCTGGACCACAGAGCAGGTATTCTGTCTTTCTACAGCGTCTCTAGAACCatgactctcctccacagagtccagaccacgTTCACTCAGCCTCTACATGCTGGGGTCCGGCTTTTTGACGAGGGAGACTCTGCTGAGTTCAAAATACTTCAATAA
- the LOC124880145 gene encoding serine/threonine-protein kinase DCLK2-like has translation MSLSKTLELEHFDERNKVRRGRSARPKRDDSTGSGGGSGPSSRGSSLVPSPAHSANCSYYRTRTLQALTSEKRAKKVRFYRNGDRYFKGLVYAVSSDRFRSFDALLMELTRSLADNLHLPQGVRAIYTIDGSKKITSMDELVEGECYVCASNEPYRKVDYTKISVLSWKPGASSGAGTSTSSRTPTASTGVPTSTSVVSKDRPEGREGRESKDFIKPKLVTVIRSGVKPRKAVRILLNKKTAHSFEQVLADITEAIKLDSGAVKRLYTLDGKQLTCLQDFFGDDDVFMACGLERFRYAQDDFELTHSGKTAAFVSECRTKSSRPAAPQKTPKTPSSSGFSSSKTPPKGLSRTRSPGSGNEASGSQSAGKSNRSSPSPTSPGTQRNLKISPRQASSTDVNGEAEQPDDAEEVNGNRTVSSSTINDKYKVGKVIGDGNFAVVKECVERSTGMEYALKIIDKARCCGKEHLIENEVAVLRRVRHPSIIQLIEVDETPTQLFLVMELVKGGDLFDAITSSTKYSERDASAMVFNLAGAIKYLHRMNIVHRDIKPENLLVCEYPDGTKSLKLGDFGLATVVEGPLYTVCGTPTYVAPEIIAETGYGLKVDIWAAGVIAYILLCGFPPFRSENNVQEELFDQILRGKLEFPSPDWDAISLSAKMLISQMLQVNVDARFTAEEVLSHPWVTDEAPGESNSVSGPEDHAGEGAQESDHDSPALETKQVPSPLV, from the exons ATGTCTCTCAGTAAGACCCTTGAGTTGGAGCATTTCGACGAACGAAACAAGGTTCGCAGGGGACGCTCTGCCCGACCTAAGAGAGATGACTCCACTGGCAGCGGTGGGGGGTCTGGCCCCAGTTCCAGGGGCAGCAGCCTGGTTCCCAGTCCTGCCCATAGCGCCAACTGTAGCTACTACAGGACCCGCACCCTGCAGGCCCTCACCTCAGAGAAGCGAGCCAAGAAGGTTAGGTTCTATCGCAACGGGGACCGGTACTTTAAGGGCCTGGTGTATGCCGTTTCTAGTGACAGGTTCCGGTCGTTTGATGCTCTGCTGATGGAACTTACCCGATCATTGGCGGACAACCTTCATCTGCCGCAAGGAGTTCGTGCAATCTACACCATAGATGGCAGCAAGAAGATTACCAGTATGGACGAGCTGGTGGAAG GCGAGTGCTACGTTTGTGCCTCAAACGAGCCTTACCGGAAGGTCGACTACACCAAGATCTCTGTCCTGAGCTGGAAGCCCGGCGCCAGCTCTGGGGCCGGCACGTCGACCTCTAGCCGCACCCCAACGGCTTCAACCGGAGTGCCGACGAGCACCAGTGTTGTCTCTAAAGATCGGCCCGAGGGTCGGGAGGGCAGGGAGAGCAAAGACTTCATCAAACCCAAGCTGGTGACGGTGATCCGGAGCGGCGTGAAGCCTCGCAAGGCTGTAAGAATCCTGCTCAACAAGAAGACGGCCCATTCCTTCGAACAAGTGCTGGCGGACATCACGGAGGCCATCAAACTGGACTCCGGTGCAGTGAAGAGGCTGTACACGCTGGATGGAAAGCAG ctgaCCTGCCTGCAGGATTTCTTCGGGGATGACGACGTGTTCATGGCGTGCGGTCTGGAGAGGTTTCGCTACGCTCAGGACGACTTTGAGCTCACGCATTCTGGGAAAACTGCGGCCTTCGTGAGCG AATGTAGGACCAAATCGTCTCGTCCAGCTGCTCCTCAGAAAACTCCCAAGACTCCCAGCAGCTCTGGCTTCTCCTCCTCTAAGACTCCACCCAAAGGCCTGTCTAGGACCAGATCACCTGGTTCAG GCAATGAGGCCTCAGGATCCCAGTCAGCAGGAAAGTCAAACAGATCCAGTCCGTCTCCCACCAGTCCCGGGACACAACGCAACCTAAAG ATCTCTCCTCGCCAGGCCTCCTCCACCGATGTGAACGGCGAAGCCGAGCAGCCAGACGACGCTGAGGAAG TGAACGGAAACCGGACCGTCTCCTCGTCCACCATCAACGACAAGTACAAGGTCGGAAAGGTGATCGGAGACGGAAACTTTGCTGTGGTGAAGGAGTGTGTGGAGAG GTCGACAGGAATGGAGTACGCTCTGAAGATCATTGACAAAGCTCGCTGCTGTGGGAAG GAGCACCTGATAGAAAACGAGGTGGCGGTCCTGAGGAGGGTCCGACATCCCAGCATCATCCAGTTAATCGAGGTGGACGAGACGCCCACTCAGCTGTTCCTGGTCATGGAGCTCGTTAAG GGTGGTGATCTTTTCGATGCCATCACCTCCTCCACCAAGTACAGCGAGCGAGACGCCAGCGCCATGGTGTTCAACCTGGCTGGAGCCATCAAATACCTGCACCGGATGAACATTGTGCACAGAGACATCAAACCAGAGAACCTGCTG GTGTGTGAGTATCCGGATGGCACCAAGTCCCTGAAGCTGGGGGATTTTGGTTTGGCGACGGTGGTGGAAGGTCCGCTGTACACCGTCTGCGGCACACCGACGTATGTCGCGCCGGAGATCATCGCTGAGACCGG TTACGGTCTGAAGGTGGACATCTGGGCCGCAGGAGTCATCGCCTACATCCTGCTCTGTGGATTCCCTCCTTTTAGAAG TGAGAACAACGTCCAGGAGGAGCTGTTTGACCAGATCCTCAGAGGGAAGCTGGAGTTTCCTTCTCCGGACTGGGACGCCATCAGCCTATCAGCAAAG ATGCTGATTAGTCAGATGCTTCAGGTGAATGTGGACGCCCGGTTCACGGCTGAGGAGGTCCTCTCCCACCCCTGGGTGACG GACGAGGCACCAGGAGAATCCAACAGTGTGAGCGGCCCTGAAGATCACGCCGGTGAAGGCGCGCAGGAATCAGATCACGACTCTCCAGCCCTGGAGACCAAACAGGTTCCCTCACCACTGGTCTAG